From the Nodularia sphaerocarpa UHCC 0038 genome, the window TCATCAAAACCTTAATGATAGATAACAAAGTAAAAATTGCCATATCTGATAATGGAATTGGCATGACTGAAGAAGTGAAACAGCAAATATTTGACCATTTATTTACTACTAAAGCAGTGGGTAAAGGTACAGGATTGGGACTGGCGATCGCCCGTCAAATTGTCGTAGAAAAACATCACGGTTCACTGATTGTCAATTCTCGACTCGGTGAAGGAACCGAATTTGTGATCACCTTACCCATTCTCGGTATAAATAACTAAAGTAGCACCAGGCGACTAGAAGTCGCGGAACCATCCAGGCGAAACCCACCTACGTGGGTTGTATAGCTGTGTTCGCCCTTGGCGTTGCGAAGCAATATTCCAAGGGTTCCAGGGCTAGGTGGTTTTGACTTTTGACTTTTACTACAGTTCCCCCATTCCCTTGTAGGGAAGGGGGGTTAGGGGGGTTAGGTCTAATTCATATCGAATGTGTTGTAATACCTTTAAGCACAGTTAACTGAGCTTGCCAATGCTGAACATAGCGCAGAACCAGGACATAATATTTACAATTGTACTTGAGGATATCTCGTATTACCCGGTCTTGCTGACGCTGTTCCAGGCTATCATGAACTGAACCATCACAGAAAAGCGCGATCGCCGGATCATATTAAATCCTGAAGCACTATATTAATAAACATTTAATAGCACTTACCATAGAAAGTTCCAATTGTAACGAAAAGAAAACCATAATTGATCCCAAATATGCCAACCTCTTCATCTGTGTTCATCTGTGTAGCCTACGGCAAGCCGCTAACGCGTCTACATCTGTGGTTCCTTTCTTCCTGATCTTGAAGAAATAAATGCTAAAATCCTGACGTAAACAGTGAGGATACCTCAATGCCAGTTGCTGCTAAATCGATTAAATTTGGTACAGACGGCTGGCGAGGCATTATTGGTGATGAGTTCACCTTTGAACGCCTAGCCCTAGTCGCGCCAGTTGCCGCCCAAGTATTATATAATACATATTATCCTACAGTTGGGAACAAAACAATTGTTGTCGGCTACGATCGCCGATTTATGGCAGAAGACTTTGCTCGTGCTGTGGCGGATTCTGTCACCGCTATCGGGTTTGATGTTTTACTCAGCGAATCCTTTGCGCCAACTCCCGCTTTTAGTTGGGCTGCAAAAGACCTCAATGCTTTAGGAGCGCTGGTAATTACAGCTAGTCATAACCCAGGTGCATATTTAGGGTTAAAAGTCAAGGGTGCTTTTGGTGGTTCAGTACCCTCAGAAGTAACCAAAGAAATAGAAGCTTTATTATCTGCGGGTGTACCTGAGCCAGTCGCTACCCCTGGGAAACAACAGCCCTTAAATCCTTGGCCGAGTTACACTACAGCCCTAAAAGCTAAAGTTAATATTACCAAAATTCAAGCAGCGATCGCCTCTGGTAAACTGAGATTATTTGTTGATGTCATGCACGGTGCAGCAGCAGGGGGATTAGGGAGATTACTGGGGGATGGTGTCCAAGAAATTAACAGCGATCGCGATCCTTTATTTGAAGGTGGTGCGCCCGAACCATTACCAAAATACCTATCTCGTTTATTCTCGACGATCAAAACTTACCGCCAAACAGATAAATCAAGTTTAGTAGTGGGGTTAGTATTCGATGGTGACTGCGATCGCATCGCCGCAGTAGATGGAAACGCCAACTTTTTGAGTTCCCAAATCTTAATACCCATCTTAATCGACCACTTAACCCAAAGGCGAGGCTTTAGCGGTGAAATCGTCAAAACCGTCAGTGGTTCTGATTTAATTCCCCGTGTCGCCGCACTGCATAACTTGTCACTTTTTGAAACCGCCGTCGGATATAAATACATCGCCGATAGAATGTTAACCGCAGATGTATTATTAGGTGGGGAAGAATCAGGAGGAATCGGTTATGGTAGCCATATTCCCGAACGTGATGCACTGCTATCAGCCTTGTATGTTCTAGAGGCGATTGTGGAATCTGGGTTAGATTTAAGCGATTATTATCACTCTTTGCAAGAAAAAACAAATTTCACCTCAGCTTACGATCGCATTGATTTACCCTTAGCAAATATGGAAGTGCGATCGCGTCTTTTAGAACAACTGCAAACCCAACCATTAACCGAAATTGCCGGTAAAACAGTCATTAATTGCCAAACCATCGACGGCTATAAATTCCGCCTAGCTGACAACAGCTGGTTAATGATTCGGTTTAGCGGTACAGAACCAGTATTACGCCTGTATTGCGAAGCAGCGACAATTGAACAAGTGCATCAAACCCTAGCTTGGGCGAAAAATTGGGCAGAGTAATCTCAGTCAACAGTAGTCACTAATAGCTGACTGCTGTTAACTGATAACTGATAACTGATAACTGATAACTGATAACTGATAACTGATAACTGATAACTGATAACTGAAAATATGAATAAAATACTCGTAGTAGCTACAGGAAATCCCGGTAAATTGCGGGAAATGCAAGCTTATCTCGCCCATTCTGGTTGGGAATTAACGCTCAAACCAGCAGAATTAGAAATTGAAGAAACAGGCGAAACCTTTGCCGCTAATGCTTGTCTCAAAGCTTCCCAAATTGCTCAAGCTACAGGACAATGGGCGATCGCAGATGATTCTGGTTTGGCAGTAGATGCCCTGAATGGCGCACCTGGTGTATATTCGGCACGCTATGGCAACAGCGACTCAGACCGCATTGCTCGGTTATTGCGGGAATTAGGTAACACAGACAATCGCCAAGCTCAATTTGTCTGTGCTGTTGCGATCGCTCGTCCTGATGGTACAATAGCATTAGAATCCGAAGGCTTATGTCGCGGCGAAATTCTTCACGCACCCTGTGGCGAAGGTGGTTTTGGCTACGATCCGATATTTTATGTCCCAGAAAAGCAATTGACTTTTGCACAGATGTCGCGGGAATTGAAAGGCTCAATTAGCCATCGAGGCAAAGCTTTAAAGGCTTTGATTCCTCAGTTAGAAACATTAAATATCTAGCGTTGCTAATTTGAAGTATGAACAGGATTTGTGATGATGTCACAACCCCTGTTTCAGCAACGCCAAATATATATCTAGTATTTTATATATGTATCTTCGCAAACTCTTGTAAGATGCTCCATGCAATGTATCTACATTCTTTGACACTAGATATTTATTGGGTGATACCATTTCTATAGGTCTTCACAAAGAATTGGTATGACAAAGAATTATTCGACCACAGATGTAGACGCGTTAGCGGCTTCGGTGCAGGGTACACAGATAAACACAGATAAATATTTCTGTACTACGTTCCGTCTCACAATCTAACTCAAGATTTTGGCTGTTATAACTTGAGTTGGAGAACTAGAGTTTGCAGATTGCTGACAATAAAATGATAACTTCTCAAGGTGATTATTTTATGCAGCCTTTAGCAAATTTCGCTTTAGCTCTACTATTTGGCACTATTGCGCTTACAGCCTTAAATCCCATGTCTCAGGCTATAGCTCAAGAAGCAGAGATGTCTTCTCCCTCTGAATCTAATATGAATCAACAGATAGATATTCAAGAGGTAGAGATTGAAGTAGAAAATGAAATTGAAGTAGAATTAGAACCTGAGCAAAGTATTATTTATACACCAGACTCTATGGAGTCAAATGATTCTGATTAGTAGTAGCTACTCCTAGTAAGTTCCATTGGACTGGTGATAATATATTGTAGTCATTGTTCTAATCCCCGCCCTAGATGAACAAAGCATTGAATGAAACGCTTTCCATCTTAATTGCCGAAAGCATAAAAAGCAAAGCTAAGAAGCCATTTGAGAATGCTTACAAAGCAGTATTAGCCACAGAAAAAGCCAAGTATGTTCAGGGATTTTTAGCTGTTGCCCAAATGCCATACCAACCGATTGAACATGGTTGGATAGAATTAAGCAATGCTTCTGTCGATGAATCTGTTGTCAGCATTATCGATCCCACTTTACCACACCTGCACAAAACTTCTCCAGAACTTTGGTACTTCGCCGCCCAAAGCTTTACTATTAAGCAATTGAAAGCGATTATTGAGGAATCTAAAGAAGATTATCCCGAAGATGATCCATTACCCATCTATGGTGATGCACCTTATGAGTATTATGGTGATGTCATGTTGGGTGGTGCGGCATATTTAGCAGCTTATCAGGCAGCAGAGGCTAAGTGCAAAGAACTCAGACAATTACACGCCATGACACACACAACAGAATTTAAAACCCTGTAGAGACGTTGCATGCAACGTCTCTACACTGTGGTCTAATTAACCGAAAACTGCTGTAAGTGTCAAAATGAAGAAAGATTAAGCTGCATTCCAAAAAAACGCATGAGTCAAACTGCTTTAAATTTAGTGGCAATATCTATCTTTCTCATGACTTTATCAGTGCTGTTGGGGCCATTAATTCATTTGTCCCCAGCCGTTCCAGCACTGGCTACCTTTGCTATTTTGGGAATAGCCACTTTTGATAATTTTAGTTTGCAAGGACAAGGAGGGACTATAATATTAGATTGGATTGCGGGTTTTTCTCCTCAACACCGCGATCGCATTATCCACCATGAAGCAGGTCATTTTCTCACCGCGCATCTGCTGGATATTCCTGTAACTGGCTATACACTCAGCGCTTGGGAAGCTTGGCAACAAGGGCAACCAGGACAAGGTGGTGTTAGTTTTGATGATGGTGAATTAGCATCTCAATTAGAACAAGGGACAATCAGCGCCCAAATCCTCGACCGCTATTGTACAATTTGGATGGCTGGTATTGCGGCGGAAACTTTAGTTTTTGATCGTGCTGAAGGTGGTGCTGATGATCAAAGCAAGTTAGCTAAAGTCTTAGCAGGTTTAGGTTTTTCAAAATCAGCTGCTTTGCAGAAACATAAGTTTCATCTTCTCCAAGCCAAAACTTTACTGCAAGAAAATTGGTCTAGTTACGAAGCTTTAGTTAAATCCATGCAACAACGCGCCTCTGTCAGCGATTGTCAGCAGATAATTGATAATTCAGCATTTTTCTGAAGAAACTGCTTTAAGAGGCGAAACCGAGGAGGAACAGTCACGCCCAATAGCTTGATTACGTCCAGCAGCTTTAGCCTGGAACAAGTATTGATCAGCACGATTGAGTAGTTTGAACCCTTGAACATCATCTTCTGCTTGCAAACAGGAAACGCCTAAGCTAATGGTGATATTAATTGCTATTTTACTGTTGATTTTAAACGGTTCCTCGCCAATGATGCGGTTGACACGCTTGGCTACTAGCAATGCTTCCTCGCTCTTGGTGTTAGATAAAATCACGACAAATTCCTCTCCACCATAACGGAAGGGAATATCTTGACTCCGCAGATTATGGCGCAGACGGTGACATAGTAATTGTAACAGGCGATCGCCAACCAAATGGCCATAGTTATCGTTAACTTGTTTAAAATAGTCTACATCTAAAATAATTAAACTCAAGGGATTTCCTTCAGTCCGCGCTTGGATGATTTGTCTGGGTAATTCCCATTCCAAAGCCCGGCGATTATTCATCTCTGTCAACGAATCAGCTAAGGCGATTGTTGACAATAAATCATTTTTGTGCAGTAAATCGCGATATTTCTGAGCTTTCCGCACACCCACCATCACTTGAGCTAACAATAGAGTATGATGTGCAGTTGTACCCGTGAAATTACAATCTGTTTTTGCCTCAGCAACCTGCCAAATATAAGCGTCAGCGCCTTGGCTGAGTGCATTTGCAGTCATTTCTAATTCCCACTCCCAGTCCTGCTGATTTCTCGCAGCCAGATGTTGGGGACGATCTTCTAAAAGAATACAATATATCCAGGATATCTGAGTCTGGGTTTTCAGCCAACGGCAGAGTTCCATACTGCCCACCAGACTAGCCTGTGCAATTATAACATCCGGCGGTGCAATTTGAATGTGCGACACTGCCTGATCAATATCCATGATAACTTCTATACTAGAATCGCTGACATCCAGGAGATTATGCGGAAGTGTCGCCAGAAAATTATTACTTCCAAAGACCAGAATAGAAATTTTCATTACTGTGCTTTATGCCCTATTTCAAGCTAAAATTTACTGTTTTTTGCGAATATCAAATACAACGGTATATAGGTCAAAGGGAAATTATCCTATTTTTGAGAGTATAAACTCCAAATAAGGAGGTCGGCGTAAATAAATAGCTAGGGTCGTCATTTGTCATTTGTCATGAGTAAGAATTTTAGTCCTGTTTAGGAGTCGTAACATAGTTTGGTTTATTCATGCTTACCTACTTAATTAAACTTCGGTAACTCTTAGTAATCATAATTAGTTTGGGGAGTGGTTACATTTTTTAACACTAGAAACATGATGCATTGCCCCACTTAACAGTATTAGTTTGATTGAACATTATGAATGATTACCAATAATTACACAATCAAAAACCTTATATTTACGTATTTTTTATGGTAAAATTTGAGATATAATCCTTCATTAACGATAAATAAATTGGTGAATATAGAGCATTTCCTAGTGTAGTGAGGTACAAATTCATCTGTATTTATCTGTATTTATCTGTATTTATCTGTGTAGCCTACGGCAAGCCGCTAACGCGTCTATATCTGTGGTCGAATAAATCTTAGGCAATATGCCCCTACGATGGAGGTGGAAATCGCTTCACAGATAAGATTATTTAATTGATTGGATAAAACTAATAAGAAACCTTTAACTTTTGCCGATTAAAGGAACGGAAATATGAGAATTATCTGGGTTTGATCTAGCTAGTGCTATAGAAAAATTTTCGCAAAAATTTTAGGTGATCATCAATAACCTTCAATATGAAAACCAGCAGCAACAATTACCTGTTTAATTGATTCTTCAGCAGCAGAAGATTCCACAGTGACAGTTTTATCTTGAACATTCACATCTACTAAAGCATTAGGCTCCATAACCTGAATAGATTCGGTGATTTTTGCCGCACAATTATCACAAGCAATATCCGGAACTTTGAGTTTGAGTGCCATAACTGACCCTGATCTATGAATTTTAGTTTTGTTCACCAAACCAATAATATGCATATAGATAGCGATCGCACATCTAACTAAAGTTAGGTCATTGTCAAACTTACTGATAGCGAAGTATACAATGCCTGTAGAAAACAGCCCACGGGCAAAAATGGCTGGCAGTAAACTCAAACAAAATGCCAAAATATAAATACAGCAGCCTTCATTGAGATAAATTAAAGAGTTATCTGTGTTTATCTGTGTCCATCTGTGGTTGATTTTCTTTTGATATCCCAACCTATGGCATAGAGACCCTATCCTGCGCCATACTTTTTCTGTAAAAACGACTATTATTGAAACTAATTTTTCAACCCATGCCTTCAAATCCCCAGAAACTCAGTGGTAATGCAATTCGCGACATATTTCTTAACTTCTTTGCCGAAAGAGGACACCAAATTCTCCCCAGCGCCTCCCTCGTCCCAGAAGATCCCACAGTGCTGCTGACGATTGCGGGGATGTTACCATTTAAACCGATATTCTTAGGACAGCGCACAGCAGAATTTAATCGCGCTACCACATCGCAAAAGTGCATCCGTACCAACGACATCGAAAACGTGGGACGCACCAAACGCCATCATACATTTTTTGAGATGTTGGGTAATTTCAGCTTTGGGGATTATTTTAAACCACAAGCGATCGCCTGGGGCTGGGAATTATCAACTCAAGTTTTCGGCTTACCACCAGAAAAGCTCGTTGTCAGCGTCTTTGAGGATGATGATGAAGCTTATGATATTTGGCGCGATGATATTGGCGTACCCGAAGCTAGAATTAAGCGCATGGGCGAAGATGATAACTTTTGGGTATCTGGACACACAGGCCCTTGTGGTCCTTGTTCGGAAATTTATTATGATTTTCACCCCGAATTGGGAGATGAAAATATTGATTTAGAAGACGATACCCGGTTTATCGAGTTTTATAATCTCGTGTTTATGCAATATAACCGGGATGCTGAAGGTAATTTAACACCTCTGCAAAACAAAAACATCGATACCGGCATGGGTTTGGAAAGGATGGCGCAAATCCTCCAACAAGTCCCGAATAACTACGAAACTGATTTAATTTTCCCGATTATCGAGACAGCAGCCCAAATTGCCGGCATTGATTACCACAAAAGCGACGAAACCACCAAAGTTTCCTTAAAAGTTATTGGTGATCATGTCCGTTCTGTGGTACAAATGATAGCTGATGAAATTCGCGCCTCCAATGTGGGACGGGGTTATGTGCTGCGGCGATTAATTCGGCGGGTGGTACGTCATGGGCGATTATTGGGAATTACCAGTGAATTTATTACCCAAGTTGCCGAAACTGCAATTTCTCTTTCAGAATCAGCTTATCCCAATGTTCGCCAACGGGAAGCAGCAATTAAAGCGGAGTTGCAACGAGAAGAAGCCAATTTCCTGAGAACTTTGGATAGAGGCGAGAAACTTTTAGAGGAAATCATCCAAGAGGTGAAACAGCAAGGTAAAACCTCTATTAGCGGTGAAAGTGCCTTTACTTTATATGATACCTTTGGTTTTCCCCTGGAACTGACCCAAGAAATCGCTGAAGAAAATCAGCTAACTGTGGATGAAGCCGGATTTAACGCCGAAATGCAAAAGCAGGTGGAACGTGCCAAAGCTGCCCACGAAACCATTGATTTAACTGTGCAAGGTTCTCTGGATAAGTTAGCCGAACACATCCAAGCTACAGAATTTATCGGTTATACCCAACCTGCGGCGACAGCGAAAGTCGAAGCCATATTAATAGATGGTATTGCCCAAGAGGATGCAGAAGCCGGGACAGAAATTCAAATTGTTCTCAACCAAACTCCATTTTATGCCGAGTCTGGGGGACAAATTGGGGATAAAGGTTATATCTCCGGTGATGGTGTGGTGGTGCGTGTGGAAGATGTGAAAAGAGAATCTGACTTTTTTATCCACTTTGGACGCATCGAACGCGGTACAATCCGAGTAGGAGATACAGTGACTGCTCAAATTGATGGGACCTGTCGTCGTCGCGCTGAAGCTAACCATACTGCAACCCATTTATTACAAGCGGCGTTAAAGAAACTTGTGGATGATAGTATATCTCAAGCCGGTTCTTTGGTTTCCTTTGATAGATTGCGGTTTGACTTTAACTGTCCCCGTGGTTTGACAGCAGCAGAAGTGGAACAAGTTGAAGCCCAGGTAAATACTTGGATTGCTGAGGCACATACTGCAAACATAGAAGTATTACCTATAGCAGAGGCTAAGGCTAGGGGTGCTGTGGCGATGTTTGGGGAAAAATACGGAGAAGAAGTGCGGGTGATTGATTTCCCTAGCGTCTCAATGGAACTCTGCGGTGGAACTCACGTAAGTAATACTGCGGAAATTGGCATCTTTAAAATTATCTCCGAGGCGGGTGTGGCTTCTGGGGTGCGACGCATTGAGGCTGTATCTGGTCCAGCGATCTTGGATTATCTCAATGTTCGGGATAAAGTAGTTAAGGATTTAAGCGATCGCTTTAAAGTTAAACCGGAAGAATTACCAGAGAGAATAACTACTCTGCAAACTGAACTGAGAAATAGTGAGAAACAATTAGCTACACTGAAATCACAATTGGCGATCGCTAAATCAGACAGTCTGCTGCAAACAGTAGAATCTGTAGGCGAGTATCAAATTTTGGTAGCGCAAATGGAAGATGTTGACCCGGAATCGTTGAAAACTGCGGCTGAAAGGTTACTGCAAAAAATTGGTAACGGTGCTGTGGTGCTGGGTTCGGTTCCCGAAGCCGGGAAGGTGAGTATAGTTGCAGCCTTCAGTGCAGAGGTGAATAAAAAGGGACTGCAAGCGGGTAAATTTGTCGGTGCTGTAGCGAAGATTTGCGGCGGTGGCGGCGGTGGGAGACCAAATTTAGCCCAAGCCGGCGGACGTGATGCGAGTAAGTTACCGGAGGCGTTAGCAAAGGCGCACAGTGATTTGCATTCAGCGTTGAGTTAATTATCTTCTCTTGTGGGGCGGGCATCTTGCCTGCCTGAATCATAAATTCATCACCCAATACTTATATTTTGAAGTGACATTAGAATATAATTGCATGGGTGAGCATTGTGTACAATCTTACATGGCTACTAATCTAGCACTTTGTGGCTTTATTCAAATCAATTAAGCAAAATCAGCGATTTGTAGTCAGCAAATCAGCTTAATAAACATGAAATTGTATAGAGTTTATTTCAAGAATATGTTGGAAGAAGTTGTTTTTGATGCAGATGAAATAGTATTAAAGCGATTAGTTGAAAGTTATAATCTTGGCAAATTAGAAGTTATGATAAATGGCAAAACATACAGTCTTTCCATTATAGATAAAATAAGAATTTTTCAGATTGATGATCCTGAAGGTTTTCGTAGAGCCAAGTCAAATTTTTTTAATAAATTATTTGGAGAAGAATATTTTACAGCAATTAAGTTTGGACGTGATATAACAGATGAATTGATAATCGCGCCTTGGTATGAGAACAGAAGAAAAAATATTAGAGATAATTTCAACAAGACTAAGGAACCAAAAATATACGTTAACATCAAAAGATTAGAACAACTTAAATCTATCTCAAATTCAAGATTTGATTTATCAAAGCTCATTCAATATTGTGAAGAGATAAACAAATGTTTTGATAATGATTGTTTGCTATCTGTTGCAATGCTTGTGAGAGCAATAATTGACCATATACCGCCAATATTTAATAAGTCAACATTTAATGAGGTTGCTAATAATTATGGTTCCAAAAGCTTTCAAGGTTCGATGAAGAATTTAAATAATTCATTGCGTAAAATTGCTGATTCGTATTTACACACACATATTAGAAGTAAAGAAGTTCTTCCTAATGAAATACAGATTGATTTTTCACAAGATTTAGATGTCCTGCTTGGAGAAATATGTAGAATTTTAAAATAGCTTCTCAATGTTAATAGCCCCAGGCGACTGGAAGTCACGGCTACACAGACAAAACCCGCCTACGCGGGTTAAAAAACCTTCATTTTCTGTTAGTCCGCGCAGGCGGACTTTGTTTGTATAGCCGCGTTCGCCCTTGGCGTTGCGGAGCAATATTCTAATCGCCTGGGCTTCAAAATTTACCTTGAACTTTCAACTTCAGCAACTCGCCGCTTCACTGCAATTACACTATCAGGGTTGAGGGAAATGGAATCAATTCCAGCTTCTACGAGAAAAGCCGCAAACTCAGGATTGTCACTAGGTGCTTGACCGCAGATACCCACCTTACGCTGATTTTCATGAGCAGCTACGATTAAACGGCGGATCATCCCTTTGACTGCTGCGTTACTTTCATCAAATATATACGCCAATTGTGAGGAATCTCGATCTACTCCTAAGACTAGCTGGGTTAAATCATTACTACCAATAGAAAAACCGTCAAACCGTTGGGAAAACTCAGCAGCTAACTCAATGTTTGAGGGAATTTCTGCCATTACATAAACCTGAAGTTTATTTTCGCCCCGCTTCAAGCCATTTTCTGCCAATACTTGCAAAACTTGATCGGCTTCTTGGAGAGTGCGACAGAAAGGAATCATCATAATGATATTTGTAAATCCAATTTGTTCACGGGCGCGTTTAATCGCCCGACACTCTAAAGCAAATCCTTCACGGTAGCGATCGCTATAATAGCGAGATGCACCCCTAAATCCTAACATGGGATTTGCTTCTTTTAACTCAAATTGTTTACCACCAATTAAGTTTGCATACTCATTGGTTTTAAAATCGCTCATTCGCACAATCACCGGACGGGGATATTGAGCAGCTGCAATTTTTGCCATCCCTCGCGCCAAATGATCCACAAAATATTCGGTTTTATCTTGATAGCCAAAAGTTAAATTCTGAATCTGTTTACGTGTACCTCTATCTTGCAAATCATCAAAATGCACCAAAGCCATCGGGTGAATTTTAATAATATTATTGATGATAAATTCCATCCGCGCCAAGCCAATGCCATCACAGGGTAAACGCCACCAGCGCAAAGCCGCCCCCGGACTGGCAATATTTAGTAATATCTGCGTTTTGGTATGAGGTATATTTTCGACATTTACCTCAGTCTCAGCAAACTGCAAAATGTCCCTATAGATATAGCCTTGGTCGCCTTCAGCGCAAGAAATGGTAATTTCCTGTTGATCTTGCAAAACTTCCGTCGCCTTATCCGTGCCGACAATCGCCGGAATCCCTAACTCACGGCTGACAATGGCAGCATGACAAGTTCTTCCACCGTGGTCTGTGACAATCCCCGCCGCCCGTTTCATCACTGGAACCCAGTCAGGGTCAGTCATTTGCGTGACTAGAATTGCCCCATCTTGAAAATCACGGATATCATCGGCAGTTTCAATTAGACATACTTTACCAGATGCGATCGCCTCCCCAATACTCAAGCCCGTCAGGATTTTCTCGCCCTTTTCTTGCAAACTATAAGTCTTCAAGGCAGCAGCCACTTTTTGCCTCTGCACAGTTTCTGGACGCGCCTGGACAATAAACAAATCTCCCGTTTCTCCATCCTTCGCCCATTCCATATCCATCGGCTGGTTATAGTGGGTTTCAATCACACTCGCCCAAACAGCTAATTGTAAAATCTCCTGATCTGATAGGACAAAAGTTTGACGTTCTGCGGGAGATGTGTTAATGTTTTTAGTAGACTCACTACCTCCCTTGGCATAAACTAACTTTTTCTGTTTATCTCCCAAAGTTTTCTCAATCACAGGTTGAAAATTATCTGTATTTAGCAAAGGTTTAAACACCCGATATTCATCCGGTGTCACAGTTCCTTGGACAACATTTTCACCTAATCCCCAAGCCGCATCAATCAAAACAATATCAGGGAAACCGGTTTCCGTATCAATGGAAAACATCACCCCCGCACTGGCTTGATCAGAGCGTACCATCTTTTGCACACCAATGGAAAGAGCCACTTTTGTATGCTCAAAACCCTGGGCTTCTCGATAACTAATCGCTCTGTCTGTAAACAATGAAGCGTAGCATTTACGACAGGCATCTAATAATTCTACCTCACCTGTGATATTGAGAAAGGTTTCCTGCTGACCGGCAAAACTCGCTTGGGGTAAATCTTCGGCTGTGGCGCTGCTTCTCACGGCGACATCAACTTCATGGTTATTGTAGTTTTGACAAAGTTGATGGTAAGCATTTTTAATCGCTGCGGCGATGTCTGCGGGAAATTCAGCAGCTAAGAATAATCGCCGGATGGATTTACCAACTTTATCTAAGGGAGTTTTACCGCTTTGCAGTTCTTCTAAATGAGACTGGATTTTCTCTGTGAGTTGATTTGCTGTTAAAAATTGCCAATAAGCATCGGCGGTGGTGGCGAAACCATCGGGAACTCGAAGACCTTTGTGTTTGAGGCTGGCTATCATTTCTCCCAAG encodes:
- the ppsA gene encoding phosphoenolpyruvate synthase, which gives rise to MSNNQTPHIRWFETLKSEDVAIVGGKNASLGEMIASLKHKGLRVPDGFATTADAYWQFLTANQLTEKIQSHLEELQSGKTPLDKVGKSIRRLFLAAEFPADIAAAIKNAYHQLCQNYNNHEVDVAVRSSATAEDLPQASFAGQQETFLNITGEVELLDACRKCYASLFTDRAISYREAQGFEHTKVALSIGVQKMVRSDQASAGVMFSIDTETGFPDIVLIDAAWGLGENVVQGTVTPDEYRVFKPLLNTDNFQPVIEKTLGDKQKKLVYAKGGSESTKNINTSPAERQTFVLSDQEILQLAVWASVIETHYNQPMDMEWAKDGETGDLFIVQARPETVQRQKVAAALKTYSLQEKGEKILTGLSIGEAIASGKVCLIETADDIRDFQDGAILVTQMTDPDWVPVMKRAAGIVTDHGGRTCHAAIVSRELGIPAIVGTDKATEVLQDQQEITISCAEGDQGYIYRDILQFAETEVNVENIPHTKTQILLNIASPGAALRWWRLPCDGIGLARMEFIINNIIKIHPMALVHFDDLQDRGTRKQIQNLTFGYQDKTEYFVDHLARGMAKIAAAQYPRPVIVRMSDFKTNEYANLIGGKQFELKEANPMLGFRGASRYYSDRYREGFALECRAIKRAREQIGFTNIIMMIPFCRTLQEADQVLQVLAENGLKRGENKLQVYVMAEIPSNIELAAEFSQRFDGFSIGSNDLTQLVLGVDRDSSQLAYIFDESNAAVKGMIRRLIVAAHENQRKVGICGQAPSDNPEFAAFLVEAGIDSISLNPDSVIAVKRRVAEVESSR